The following are from one region of the Petrotoga sp. 9PWA.NaAc.5.4 genome:
- the amrA gene encoding AmmeMemoRadiSam system protein A: MNENHPYVLWAKKVIYEYVKNRNIAEFDDYSHKELFDKKRGCFVSLHKSNGELRGCIGTIIPVYENLIIEIRENAIAAATRDPRFPAVVVEELEDLIISVDILSELEKTKSIEELDPKVYGVVVKSGYKKGVLLPDIEGVETVEEQLRIAKLKAGIFQNEPIEIFKFTVERYF, encoded by the coding sequence ATGAATGAAAACCATCCTTACGTTCTTTGGGCAAAAAAAGTAATATACGAATATGTTAAAAATAGAAATATTGCTGAATTTGATGATTATAGTCACAAAGAATTATTTGATAAAAAAAGAGGATGTTTTGTAAGTCTACATAAGTCAAACGGTGAGTTAAGGGGATGCATTGGTACTATTATACCAGTATATGAAAATTTGATTATTGAGATAAGAGAAAATGCAATTGCAGCTGCAACGAGAGATCCAAGATTTCCTGCGGTTGTAGTTGAAGAATTAGAAGATTTAATCATTTCTGTTGATATATTATCAGAGTTGGAAAAAACAAAAAGTATAGAAGAATTGGATCCAAAAGTATACGGTGTGGTAGTTAAAAGTGGATACAAAAAAGGAGTTCTGTTACCAGATATAGAAGGAGTAGAAACAGTCGAGGAACAGTTAAGAATTGCGAAGTTAAAAGCTGGAATTTTTCAAAACGAACCTATAGAAATTTTCAAATTTACGGTTGAAAGATATTTTTAA